GCACGGGCCAGCAGCGGCAAGCTACCCAAAAATAATAGGATGAAACGCGGGCTAATCCCGCCAGGTAAGCTCATTTGGTCTGAAAGTTAGCATTTTCGGAAAAACATACGGCCAGGCTTCGCCGCCCGGACTTGCGGTTTTCAGAAAAAGCTAGACTACCAGCGTGCAGTGCCGCACCAGCAGCACGCGCCCCGCCCGCGGCACGCCGGGCGGCGACGAGTTGGCGGCCGTGCCCACGGCCACGCCGGCCGCCAGCGGCGCCGACGCCCCGCAGCCCGCCCACACCGGCGCGGGCAGCAAAGCCGGCAGCAGGTGCGCGGGCGGCGCGGGCAGCCACTTGGCTAGCCCCGCGTCGGCGCTCTGCGCGCTGAGCTTGTGGTGCAGGTGGCTGACATCGCAGCAGCCATCGGCGCGGCGCTTGGCTGACGCCGATTTTTGGTTGCCGCAGAGGCGGCCGGGTTTGCGGCCGGGAGCATCGCCCTCGTGGCTAGCCAGCCCCGGCAGGCTAAGGGCTACCGTGCTGCGCCCACTAATGCGGCAGCGGTGCCGCTCGGCCGTGAGGCCCACCGACGTAGCCAGCACCAGCAGCGCCAGCAGGGCGCTCAGCAAACGATGGTGGTAGGGAAGGGGGCGCGACATAACGCCGCAAAGATACGGCCGGTCAAGGTATGAAATTCAGCCGTAAGCGTATAGGATTTGCCAGGCGGGGTACCTCCCCCCCGGCCCCTCTTTTTTAGAGCGGGGCCGGGGGGAGGTGCGCTACAGGTTATTATCGAGCACGATGCGGTAGTGGGCTTTGCCCGAGCGAAGGTGGTCGAGGGCAGCGTTGGCCTCGCTCATGGGGAAGTGCTCGGTGAGCGGCTTGATGTCGTGCTGGGCGCAGAAGCGCAGCATCTTGTCGATTTGGGCGCGGTTGCCGGTGGGCGAGGCCCCGAGCGACTGGTTGTTGAGCAACAGCGGGAACACCGAGACCGGAATCGGCTCCAGCACGGCACCCACGATGTGCAGGCGGCCATTGGGCTTGAGCATGGCGATGATGTCGTTCCAGTCGAGCGACACGTTGGCCGTGATGAGCAGCAGGTCGAAGGTGCGGGCCAGCTTTTTCAGCTCGGCCTTGTCGGTGCTCGACGCCGTGCGGGTGGCCCCGAGCTGGTGGGCTTCCTCAATTTTGCGCGGGCTGGAGGTGAAGGCGGTGACATCGCAGCCCATTTTGCTGAGGAACATGACGGCCATGTGGCCCAGGCCACCGATGCCGAATACACCCACGCGGTCGGTGGGCTGCACGTGGTCCATGATGGGGGCAAATACCGTGACGCCGCCGCACAGCAGCGGGCCGGCCTCGGCGGGGTCTACGCCCTCTGGAATGGGCACCGCCCACACCCAATGGCTGCGCACCTGCTGCGCAAAGGCCCCGTGCCGCCCCACGATGGTGGGCTGCAAGGTGGTGCACATCTGCTGGTCGCCGTGGAGGCAGGGCTCGCAGTGCAGGCAGCTGCTAGCGCTCCAGCCCACGCCCACGCGTTGGCCAATGGTCAGGCCTTTCTGGGCCGCCACGTCGCCCAGGCCCACGATGCGGCCGATGGCCTCGTGGCCCGGCACGAACGGGTAGGCCGAAATGCCCCACTCGTTGTCGAGCATCGAGAGGTCGGAGTGGCAGATGCCGCAGTATTCCACGGAAATGTCTACTTCTTCGGCGCCCAGCGGGCCGGGGTCGTAGCTAAACGGTTCGAGCGGGCCGTGGGCCGTTTGGGCGGCAAGGGCTTTTACTTCAGCCATTATACGAAGGGGTTTGGGTTGGTAAAAAGGAGAAAATGCGGCGCGCCTGTGCGGGCCCGCGTCTCCCCCAACCGCTACCCGACCCTTCGGGTTTAGCATCTGTTGAGCTTCCGGCTAGCCCCGGCGCCCGGCCTTTACCTGCTCGTAGGCTATTTTTTGAAGCTGCACGGCTACCTCGGGCGCGATGCCCAGCGCGGCGGCGGCCTGCTCCCGGGCGCCGAGCTTGCGCGGGTCGTAGCCGGTTACTTCGGCCAGCACCACGCAGGCATTGAGGTAGGCGCCGTAGGGGCTGGGGTGATAGTGGTCGCGGCCCCAGAGGTCGATT
The genomic region above belongs to Hymenobacter sp. BRD128 and contains:
- a CDS encoding NAD(P)-dependent alcohol dehydrogenase, which codes for MAEVKALAAQTAHGPLEPFSYDPGPLGAEEVDISVEYCGICHSDLSMLDNEWGISAYPFVPGHEAIGRIVGLGDVAAQKGLTIGQRVGVGWSASSCLHCEPCLHGDQQMCTTLQPTIVGRHGAFAQQVRSHWVWAVPIPEGVDPAEAGPLLCGGVTVFAPIMDHVQPTDRVGVFGIGGLGHMAVMFLSKMGCDVTAFTSSPRKIEEAHQLGATRTASSTDKAELKKLARTFDLLLITANVSLDWNDIIAMLKPNGRLHIVGAVLEPIPVSVFPLLLNNQSLGASPTGNRAQIDKMLRFCAQHDIKPLTEHFPMSEANAALDHLRSGKAHYRIVLDNNL